In one window of Mobula birostris isolate sMobBir1 chromosome 25, sMobBir1.hap1, whole genome shotgun sequence DNA:
- the LOC140187759 gene encoding uncharacterized protein isoform X1, protein MAYTKLTRCFLALLSVLSSAAATCPLECWCSQNERHVDCSARNLTALPNDIQINIISLNLSHNVIEDLDNKLTVFSNLRLLDISNNLLRNMPRKLPLALWELDASNNHIKILQKEDTVSQWNLIKLDVSNNLIERAFLINNTLINLKFLNFSGNKFWTVPTNTPYNLTTLDLSHNNLHNILPDTFHHNKLSKLYLNNNSLQLIPSGTFDQLTGLQLITLYGNIWECKDKQSTYLLTWLQTVPTVLGCPCSEENEHRQRGCGSSINTQATVSSTFTTYQSHVETMTSTRQKESEGSTPYSVANQKIDISSFLHSVSYSSLHSTAPSFTNESASLKLTENITTQTASAESPSELVSITDDPTEWPASTTMPITASEFTSSSAVLIGSSAALTTSSTTFYNQTSRLIPLSTFASTSGVRHRSPASAEISTVPEPTADNATISQSTVGSTSSPLQVGSSSLTTRPKVNEITGTLSTVNQIVTTQIPTSKAHKYMGITCFMFLTMLVPLVV, encoded by the coding sequence ATGGCATATACCAAGTTAACCAGATGCTTCTTGGCTCTTCTATCCGTCCTGTCATCAGCCGCAGCCACCTGCCCTTTAGAGTGTTGGTGCTCACAGAATGAAAGGCACGTAGATTGCTCAGCCAGAAACTTAACAGCACTTCCCAACGACATCCAGATCAACATAATATCTCTAAATTTATCCCATAATGTTATTGAAGATCTTGATAACAAGCTGACCGTTTTCAGTAACTTGAGGCTCCTTGACATATCCAACAATCTGCTCAGAAACATGCCGAGGAAGTTGCCACTGGCACTGTGGGAACTTGATGCATCAAATAATCATATCAAAATACTTCAGAAGGAAGACACCGTCTCCCAGTGGAACCTTATAAAACTGGATGTGTCCAACAACTTGATTGAAAGGGCTTTTTTAATTAACAACACATTGATTAATCTGAAATTCCTCAACTTCAGTGGAAACAAGTTCTGGACAGTCCCAACCAACACGCCCTACAACTTGACCACTTTAGACTTATCACACAACAACCTGCACAATATTCTTCCAGATACCTTTCATCACAACAAACTCTCAAAATTATACTTGAACAACAATAGCTTACAACTGATTCCAAGTGGTACTTTCGATCAACTGACTGGTTTGCAGTTGATTACTCTATATGGAAATATCTGGGAATGCAAAGACAAACAGAGTACGTACCTGTTGACATGGTTGCAAACTGTACCAACTGTGCTTGGATGTCCATGCTCTGAAGAAAATGAACATAGGCAAAGAGGATGTGGCTCAAGTATAAATACACAAGCAACTGTTAGCTCAACCTTCACAACCTATCAGTCTCATGTTGAAACAATGACAAGTACCAGACAAAAGGAGTCTGAAGGAAGTACACCGTACTCTGTAGCAAATCAGAAAATTGATATTTCATCATTTTTACATTCAGTTTCTTATAGCAGTTTACATTCAACAGCTCCAAGCTTCACTAATGAATCTGCCTCACTTAAACTTACTGAGAATATCACCACGCAAACGGCCAGTGCTGAAAGTCCAAGCGAATTGGTTAGTATTACTGATGATCCAACAGAATGGCCTGCATCAACTACAATGCCCATCACAGCTTCTGAATTCACCTCCAGTAGTGCTGTTCTAATCGGGTCCTCTGCAGCTTTAACCACTTCAAGTACAACTTTCTACAACCAGACTAGTAGACTAATACCACTGTCAACTTTTGCCTCAACATCCGGTGTGCGTCACAGATCACCTGCTTCTGCTGAAATCTCAACAGTGCCTGAGCCAACTGCTGACAATGCAACCATCTCTCAGAGTACTGTAGGAAGTACCTCAAGTCCACTTCAGGTTGGCTCCTCCAGTCTGACCACGAGGCCAAAGGTCAATGAAATCACTGGAACATTAAGCACTGTAAACCAAATTGTGACTACACAAATCCCAACCTCAAAAGCACACAAATATATGGGCATAACCTGCTTCATGTTTCTGACCATGCTGGTACCTCTGGTTGTTTAG